Genomic DNA from Acidisoma sp. PAMC 29798:
CCGCACTCGCCACTCCGTTTTACAGTCAGGACAGCGTTCCGATGCAGGCGTGCAGGCTCTACCTCGTCACGCCACCGCGTCTCGACCTTTCGTCATTCCCCGATATCGTCGCGGCGGCGTTGGACGCCGGCGATGTGGGGGCCTTTCAGCTTCGCCTGAAGGACGCCGATGACGACACCATCCGCCGGGCGATCGATGCCTTGCGGCCCATCGTGCAAGCGCGGGACGTGGCTTTCCTGCTCAACGACCGCCCCGATCTCGCCGTCGCGACAGGCTGTGACGGTGCCCATGTCGGGCAGGAGGATATGGCCGTGCGCGAAGCGCGCCGCATCCTCGGGCAGAAGCTGACCCTCGGGGTTTCCTGCCATGGCAGCCGCGAACTCGCGATGACAGGCGGGGAGGCGGGGGCGGATTACGTGGCCTTCGGTGCCTTCTTCCCCTCCGGCACC
This window encodes:
- the thiE gene encoding thiamine phosphate synthase, translated to MQACRLYLVTPPRLDLSSFPDIVAAALDAGDVGAFQLRLKDADDDTIRRAIDALRPIVQARDVAFLLNDRPDLAVATGCDGAHVGQEDMAVREARRILGQKLTLGVSCHGSRELAMTGGEAGADYVAFGAFFPSGTKTEAEVEAAPDVLTWWTDVMELPAVAIGGITPANCAPLVQAGADFLAVVSAVWDHPQGPAAGVRAMNAAIAEAAVADET